Proteins encoded by one window of Deinococcus aerophilus:
- a CDS encoding magnesium transporter CorA family protein, with product MLTYYRSIGGKLTTVDGYIDGCWINASSPSPEELARVSRETGLELDYLSYPLDPDERSRFEREDGQLLIIMQTSYRLPPESDIPYDTVPLGILHTDHCLVTVCTLEENPVIKDVINGLVRRVSTVKKNRLTLQLFLRNAQRFLIDVRQINKRVDTIEDKLENSQQNRELLNLLKLEKSLVYFMTGLKANEAMMERVKRDRIFEMYEEDSDLLDDVLIENLQAIEMASIASNILTSMAGAFASVISNNVNQVVKVLTVTTILVAIPTLVTSVFGMNVPVPFHDDPNGIWIVLGLAAGLAAGLAFLFYRWRVF from the coding sequence GTGCTGACGTACTACCGCAGCATCGGCGGCAAGCTGACCACCGTTGACGGGTACATCGACGGCTGCTGGATCAATGCCTCGAGCCCCAGCCCCGAGGAACTCGCCCGCGTCAGCCGCGAAACGGGCCTGGAACTCGATTACCTGTCGTACCCACTCGATCCGGACGAACGCTCGCGTTTCGAGCGCGAGGACGGACAGCTGCTGATCATCATGCAGACCAGCTACCGCCTGCCGCCCGAGAGCGACATTCCCTACGACACCGTGCCGCTGGGCATCCTGCACACCGATCACTGCCTGGTGACGGTGTGCACGCTCGAAGAAAATCCGGTGATCAAGGACGTGATCAACGGGCTGGTGCGGCGGGTCAGCACCGTCAAGAAAAACCGCCTGACGCTGCAACTGTTCCTGCGCAACGCCCAGCGCTTCCTGATCGACGTGCGGCAGATCAACAAGCGCGTGGACACCATCGAGGACAAGCTGGAAAACAGCCAGCAGAACCGCGAACTGCTGAACCTGCTGAAGCTGGAAAAGAGTCTGGTGTACTTCATGACCGGCCTCAAGGCCAACGAGGCCATGATGGAGCGGGTCAAGCGCGACCGCATCTTCGAGATGTACGAGGAAGACAGCGACCTGCTCGACGACGTGCTGATCGAGAACCTGCAGGCCATCGAGATGGCGTCCATTGCGAGCAACATCCTGACGAGCATGGCCGGAGCGTTCGCCAGCGTGATCAGCAACAACGTCAATCAGGTGGTCAAGGTGCTGACCGTGACGACCATTCTTGTGGCGATTCCTACCCTGGTGACCAGCGTATTCGGCATGAACGTCCCGGTGCCGTTCCACGACGACCCCAACGGCATCTGGATCGTGCTGGGACTGGCAGCTGGACTGGCAGCCGGGCTGGCCTTTCTGTTCTACCGCTGGCGGGTGTTCTAG
- a CDS encoding DoxX family protein produces the protein MSVTKFIGRALLASIFIKNGLDHLQNPEPVVRAARGAEVPQPELAVKVNSGVMLGAGALLALGVAPRLASTALATSLIPTTVVGHPFWDKSGKERVQQQTQFLKNLALFGALMYVSS, from the coding sequence ATGAGCGTGACGAAATTTATCGGGCGGGCGCTGCTTGCCAGCATTTTTATCAAGAATGGCCTGGACCACCTGCAAAATCCCGAGCCGGTTGTGCGGGCCGCGCGGGGCGCCGAGGTGCCGCAGCCGGAACTGGCCGTCAAGGTCAACAGCGGCGTAATGCTGGGCGCGGGCGCACTGCTCGCTCTGGGCGTTGCACCCCGCCTGGCCAGCACGGCCCTGGCGACCAGCCTGATTCCCACCACGGTCGTGGGTCACCCCTTCTGGGACAAGAGTGGCAAGGAGCGCGTGCAGCAGCAGACCCAGTTTCTCAAGAATCTGGCCCTGTTCGGCGCCTTGATGTACGTCAGCAGCTGA
- the rph gene encoding ribonuclease PH — MSTPTSASGSKHPIREGRGLLEPRPMTVKRGVNPHAPGSAHLCMGRTEILATVTLEDKPAPHMRGKKEGWLTAEYSMLPRATNDRQARERNLQNGRRHEIQRLLGRALRASVDLRPFKNQTLYVDCDVLVADGGTRVASILAGHAALHDFCDRLINNGTLSEWPIQHLVGAISVGYVGDELRVDLDYSEDKVARADLNVVATGTGLIIETQGGAEEGPMPVSEYVALLDAGTMAVQDLMRDLSRQLAVIQGVQE, encoded by the coding sequence ATGAGCACCCCCACTTCCGCCTCCGGCAGCAAACATCCCATTCGCGAGGGCCGCGGCCTTCTGGAACCGCGTCCCATGACGGTCAAGCGCGGAGTCAACCCGCATGCCCCGGGCAGCGCCCACCTGTGCATGGGGCGCACCGAGATCCTGGCGACCGTGACGCTGGAGGACAAGCCCGCTCCGCACATGCGCGGCAAGAAGGAGGGCTGGCTGACCGCCGAGTACTCCATGCTCCCGCGCGCCACCAACGACCGTCAGGCGCGCGAACGCAATCTGCAAAACGGCCGGCGCCATGAGATCCAGCGCCTGCTGGGCCGGGCGCTGCGCGCCAGCGTGGACCTGCGGCCCTTCAAGAACCAGACCCTGTACGTGGACTGCGACGTGCTGGTGGCCGACGGCGGCACCCGGGTGGCGAGCATCCTGGCCGGGCACGCCGCCCTGCACGATTTCTGTGACCGGCTGATCAACAACGGCACCCTCAGCGAGTGGCCCATCCAGCATCTGGTGGGGGCCATCAGTGTGGGCTACGTGGGTGATGAACTGCGCGTGGACCTGGATTACAGCGAGGACAAGGTGGCGCGGGCCGACCTGAACGTGGTGGCCACCGGCACGGGGCTGATCATCGAGACGCAGGGCGGCGCGGAGGAAGGGCCGATGCCCGTTTCCGAGTACGTGGCCCTGCTCGACGCCGGCACCATGGCCGTTCAGGATCTGATGCGCGACCTGAGCCGGCAGCTGGCAGTCATTCAGGGCGTCCAGGAATAA
- the murI gene encoding glutamate racemase, which yields MNPAAPIGVFDSGVGGLSVLAELRRTLPHEDFVYLADTAHLPYGARPGEEIRELTARAVTQLHARGVKAVVVACNTASAYSLEHLRARFELPVIGLVPAVKPAVAATRSGVVGVLATPGTLRGTLLQRVIREFADPAGVQVLTAVSADLVPLVEAGQADSARTRTVLRETLAPLAQAGADTLVLGCTHYPFLTGSIRAEFGETFTLLDSGAAVARHTHRVLMQARLLSGRGTAGTVTYLVTGDLEAARPVIMALAPDPPTAAMGHNGPQTSGAGSSSGALPRIERMNP from the coding sequence ATGAATCCCGCGGCCCCCATTGGTGTCTTCGACAGCGGCGTGGGGGGGCTGAGCGTGCTCGCCGAGTTGCGCCGCACCCTGCCCCACGAAGACTTTGTGTATCTGGCCGATACCGCCCATCTGCCCTACGGCGCGCGGCCCGGCGAGGAGATCCGCGAGCTGACCGCGCGGGCGGTGACCCAGTTGCATGCCCGTGGGGTCAAGGCCGTGGTGGTCGCCTGCAATACCGCCTCGGCATACAGCCTGGAACACCTGCGCGCCCGCTTCGAACTGCCGGTCATCGGGCTGGTGCCCGCCGTCAAGCCCGCCGTGGCCGCCACCCGTTCGGGCGTGGTGGGCGTGCTGGCAACCCCGGGGACCCTGCGCGGCACGCTATTGCAGCGGGTGATCCGGGAGTTTGCCGACCCGGCGGGCGTGCAGGTTCTCACTGCCGTCAGCGCTGACCTCGTGCCGCTCGTCGAGGCGGGACAGGCCGACAGCGCCCGGACCCGGACCGTGCTGCGCGAGACGCTGGCCCCGCTGGCACAGGCGGGGGCCGATACCCTGGTGCTCGGCTGCACCCACTATCCCTTTCTGACCGGCAGCATCCGCGCGGAATTCGGGGAAACCTTCACCCTGCTCGACAGCGGCGCGGCGGTGGCCCGCCACACCCACCGGGTGCTGATGCAAGCGCGCCTGCTGAGCGGGCGCGGTACGGCGGGCACGGTCACCTACCTCGTGACCGGCGACTTGGAGGCGGCCCGTCCGGTCATCATGGCCCTGGCCCCTGACCCGCCCACCGCCGCGATGGGGCACAATGGTCCGCAGACCAGCGGCGCAGGCTCCTCTTCCGGAGCGCTGCCCAGAATCGAGCGTATGAATCCATGA
- a CDS encoding aminotransferase-like domain-containing protein gives MTPVRSPIDFTALLSDRARRMNASAIREILKVTQQPDVISFAGGLPAPELFPLEEVRRAADAALTRYGSAALQYSTTEGHPPLRDWIGRQAGIPAANVQIVTGSQQGLDLLGKILISEGDTVLVEAPTYLGALQSFQPYGPRYVELPTDDGGIDVDALEALLRTTPAKLLYAVPNFQNPTGRTLDAERRRRLVELTGRYGVLVIEDDPYGQLRFSGEAAPSLYELGLEYTGDVNTNHVIYCSSFSKTLVPGLRDAWIQAAAPLIAKLVQAKQGADLHTPTLNQMIVTELLDDVLPRQIETVRQAYGERAGIMLRHISEQFPQDVEYTSPQGGMFLWVTLPQHMDSTVMLQRALTRNVAYVPGSPFFALGGGHHTLRLSYSSATPPQIERGITALGETIREALDQG, from the coding sequence ATGACCCCTGTCCGCTCCCCCATAGACTTCACGGCGCTGCTGTCCGACCGGGCGCGGCGCATGAACGCCAGCGCCATCCGCGAGATCCTCAAGGTCACGCAGCAGCCGGACGTGATCAGCTTTGCCGGAGGCCTGCCCGCCCCGGAACTGTTTCCGCTGGAGGAGGTGCGCCGCGCCGCCGACGCCGCCCTGACGAGATACGGCTCCGCCGCGCTGCAGTACAGCACCACCGAGGGCCATCCGCCGCTGCGCGATTGGATCGGCCGGCAGGCCGGCATTCCCGCTGCTAACGTACAGATCGTGACCGGCAGCCAGCAGGGGCTGGACCTACTGGGCAAGATCCTGATCTCGGAGGGCGACACCGTGCTGGTAGAAGCCCCCACCTACCTGGGGGCGCTGCAGTCCTTCCAGCCCTACGGCCCGCGCTATGTCGAGCTGCCCACCGACGACGGCGGCATCGACGTGGACGCGCTGGAAGCCCTGCTCCGCACCACGCCGGCCAAGCTGCTGTACGCCGTGCCCAATTTTCAGAACCCGACCGGCCGCACCCTGGACGCCGAGCGCCGCCGCCGCCTGGTCGAGCTGACCGGGCGGTACGGCGTGCTGGTCATCGAGGACGATCCCTACGGACAGCTGCGCTTTTCGGGCGAGGCGGCCCCCAGCCTGTACGAACTGGGCCTGGAGTACACCGGAGACGTGAACACCAACCACGTGATCTACTGCTCCAGCTTTTCCAAGACCCTGGTGCCGGGCCTGCGGGATGCCTGGATACAGGCCGCCGCGCCGCTGATCGCCAAGCTGGTGCAGGCCAAGCAGGGCGCGGACCTGCACACACCCACCCTGAACCAGATGATCGTGACCGAGCTGCTCGACGACGTGCTGCCCCGGCAGATCGAGACGGTGCGCCAGGCCTACGGCGAGCGCGCCGGAATCATGCTGCGCCACATCAGCGAGCAGTTTCCGCAGGACGTGGAGTACACCTCCCCGCAGGGCGGCATGTTCCTGTGGGTCACGCTGCCGCAGCACATGGACAGCACCGTCATGCTTCAGCGCGCGCTGACCCGCAACGTCGCCTACGTGCCGGGCAGCCCGTTTTTCGCGCTGGGTGGCGGACACCACACCCTGCGCCTGAGCTACAGCAGCGCCACACCGCCGCAGATTGAACGCGGCATCACGGCGCTGGGCGAGACCATCCGCGAGGCGCTGGACCAAGGATGA
- the fba gene encoding class II fructose-1,6-bisphosphate aldolase, with the protein MLVTGNDILIPARAGKYGVGSFNTNNMEITQAIIHTAEKLRSPVMVQMSEGAIKYGGQDLANIVIDLAKRATVPVALHLDHGSSYESALKAIKMGFTSVMIDASHHNFEDNIKETKRVVEAAHAMGISVESELGRLGGIEEHIVVDEKDAFLTDPEEAVQFIEQTGTDYLAIAIGTSHGAFKGKGRPYIDHARIEKIAGLTGIPLVAHGSSGVPQEIVERFRKAGGEIGDAAGIADEDLQRATQHGIAKVNVDTDLRLASTVGIREALQANAKEFDPRKIFGPARDVMSQVIEHKMRVLGSVGKA; encoded by the coding sequence ATGCTCGTAACCGGCAATGACATCCTGATCCCCGCCCGCGCTGGCAAGTATGGCGTCGGCTCGTTCAACACCAACAACATGGAGATCACCCAGGCGATCATCCACACCGCCGAGAAACTGCGCAGCCCCGTCATGGTGCAGATGAGCGAGGGAGCCATCAAGTACGGCGGACAGGACCTCGCGAACATCGTCATTGACCTCGCGAAACGTGCCACCGTGCCGGTCGCGCTGCACCTCGACCACGGCAGCTCCTACGAATCGGCGCTCAAGGCCATCAAGATGGGCTTTACCAGCGTCATGATCGACGCCTCGCACCACAACTTCGAGGACAACATCAAGGAGACAAAACGGGTGGTCGAGGCCGCGCATGCCATGGGCATCAGCGTGGAGTCGGAACTCGGACGCCTGGGCGGCATCGAGGAGCACATCGTTGTGGACGAGAAGGACGCCTTCCTGACCGATCCCGAGGAAGCCGTGCAGTTCATCGAGCAGACCGGCACCGACTACCTGGCGATTGCCATCGGCACCAGCCACGGCGCCTTCAAGGGCAAGGGCCGGCCGTACATTGACCACGCCCGCATCGAGAAGATCGCCGGCCTGACCGGCATTCCTCTGGTCGCGCACGGGTCCAGTGGCGTGCCCCAGGAAATCGTGGAGCGCTTCCGCAAGGCGGGCGGCGAGATCGGGGACGCGGCCGGCATTGCCGACGAGGACCTGCAGCGCGCCACGCAGCACGGCATCGCCAAGGTCAACGTGGACACCGATCTGCGCCTGGCAAGCACCGTGGGCATCCGCGAGGCGCTGCAGGCCAATGCCAAGGAATTCGACCCCCGCAAGATCTTCGGGCCCGCCCGCGACGTCATGAGCCAGGTGATCGAGCACAAGATGCGGGTGCTGGGCAGCGTCGGCAAGGCCTGA
- a CDS encoding S8 family peptidase has product MKTQTRRKSLMLGAALLLGGLSLSTAGAAGLSPTLLERAKRGDQSKVGVIVRFQFGNDARGRAQLKNLRSQLNGRLDQLGSAAGFLASAIKSGQATSLWLDQSIYLPLTPVQARALAALPFVTDVFENFKVQIPKPQRAVALSAAAAAAGEPWHLAKIGAPQAWAAGFKGQGIKIGHLDSGIDPSHPQLNGKVASFAEFNGEGDRVNSQPHDSTDHGTHTAGLLVGDTVGVAPSAKVISALVLPNNEGTFAQVIAGMQYVLDPDNNADTDDGADVVNMSLGIPGTYDEFIVPVQNMLKAGVVPVFAIGNFGPASSSTGSPGNLPDAVGVGAVDQNGNVASFSSRGPVAWSGKINGVFTKPDIAAPGQDITSAIPGGKYGAKSGSSQASPITAGAVALLLSAKPGSSVDAIKNALYTSASNAGSKNNNVGYGLISVPGALGKLGVNAGAPAPAPQPAPAPTPAPAPKPTPAPAPQPTPAPQPTPAPTPAPKPTPTPTPPPNTATPTGPAGYELCALEGQKCNFSGQRQAAFGTDGKYLTGTGTDGFNCTVADWGRDPAPGIRKGCFIKPVPGTSAPAPKPTPAPAPAPTPAPSAGKPRVLLVDDDMGQGADVTGALRDAIKANAASGGAFVWNTQSQGSVPLSEMQKADIVIWATGEQYQNTITASDQNTLRQYLAAGGRLLVTGQDIGYDIGESDFYRSVLKTRLVADSSGTPKFVTSGPFGNTAYTLNASGSAGNQFYPDVIADLGGSTTVASWGSANANAGTITAQSIRVDPNKSRAAQKQQDPRGLIEQIAGRIVGTALGQIFGNNGQQAQAPRGGRVSAQSAGENAGAIVANDAGRYRTVNMGFGLEGLTPNSRSLLVKTTFDWLMR; this is encoded by the coding sequence ATGAAGACCCAGACACGAAGAAAAAGCCTGATGCTTGGCGCAGCCCTGCTGCTGGGCGGCCTGTCGCTGTCCACGGCGGGCGCAGCCGGCCTGTCTCCCACCCTGCTGGAACGGGCCAAGCGCGGCGACCAGAGCAAGGTGGGCGTGATTGTCCGCTTTCAGTTCGGCAACGACGCGCGGGGCCGGGCCCAGCTCAAGAACCTGCGTTCTCAGCTCAACGGGCGTCTGGATCAACTTGGCTCGGCAGCGGGCTTTCTGGCCAGCGCCATCAAGAGCGGGCAGGCCACGTCGCTGTGGCTTGACCAGAGCATCTACCTGCCGCTGACGCCGGTGCAGGCGCGTGCGCTGGCGGCCCTGCCCTTCGTGACGGACGTGTTCGAGAACTTCAAGGTTCAGATTCCCAAGCCCCAGCGGGCAGTGGCCCTCAGCGCCGCTGCCGCCGCCGCCGGTGAGCCGTGGCACCTTGCCAAGATCGGTGCGCCGCAGGCCTGGGCGGCCGGATTCAAGGGCCAGGGCATCAAGATCGGGCACCTGGACAGCGGTATAGATCCCAGCCACCCGCAGCTGAACGGCAAGGTGGCTTCCTTCGCCGAGTTCAACGGCGAGGGGGACCGGGTGAACAGCCAGCCGCACGACTCCACCGACCACGGCACCCACACGGCAGGCCTGCTCGTCGGGGACACGGTGGGCGTGGCCCCCAGCGCCAAGGTCATCAGCGCCCTGGTGCTGCCCAACAACGAGGGCACCTTTGCCCAGGTTATTGCCGGGATGCAGTACGTGCTGGACCCGGACAACAACGCCGATACCGACGACGGCGCGGACGTGGTGAACATGAGCCTGGGCATTCCCGGCACCTACGACGAGTTCATCGTGCCGGTACAGAACATGCTCAAGGCGGGCGTGGTTCCGGTGTTCGCCATCGGTAACTTCGGCCCGGCCTCCAGCAGCACCGGCAGTCCCGGCAACCTGCCCGATGCCGTCGGGGTGGGCGCGGTTGACCAGAACGGCAACGTCGCCAGCTTCAGCAGCCGCGGACCGGTGGCGTGGAGCGGCAAGATCAACGGCGTGTTCACCAAGCCCGACATCGCGGCCCCCGGGCAGGACATCACCAGCGCCATTCCGGGCGGCAAGTACGGAGCCAAGAGCGGCAGCTCGCAGGCCAGCCCCATCACGGCGGGCGCGGTGGCCCTGCTGCTCTCGGCCAAACCCGGCAGCAGCGTGGACGCCATCAAGAACGCGCTGTACACCAGTGCGAGCAATGCGGGCAGCAAGAACAACAACGTGGGGTACGGCCTGATCAGCGTGCCCGGCGCCCTAGGCAAGCTGGGCGTGAACGCCGGAGCGCCGGCCCCCGCGCCCCAGCCTGCCCCGGCCCCCACCCCGGCGCCCGCTCCCAAACCGACGCCGGCTCCTGCGCCTCAGCCGACCCCGGCTCCACAGCCCACCCCAGCTCCGACGCCTGCGCCCAAACCCACACCGACGCCCACCCCACCCCCCAACACCGCCACGCCCACCGGCCCCGCCGGTTACGAGTTGTGCGCGCTGGAGGGCCAGAAGTGCAACTTCAGCGGGCAGCGCCAGGCCGCCTTCGGAACCGATGGCAAGTACCTGACCGGCACCGGCACCGACGGTTTCAACTGCACGGTGGCCGACTGGGGCCGCGACCCTGCGCCCGGTATCCGCAAGGGCTGCTTCATCAAGCCGGTGCCCGGTACCTCGGCTCCTGCTCCCAAGCCGACACCTGCGCCGGCCCCCGCACCCACTCCTGCACCCAGCGCGGGCAAACCCCGCGTGCTGCTGGTCGATGACGACATGGGCCAGGGCGCGGACGTGACGGGTGCGCTGCGCGACGCCATCAAGGCCAACGCTGCGAGCGGCGGAGCCTTCGTGTGGAACACGCAGTCGCAGGGGTCCGTGCCGCTGAGTGAGATGCAGAAGGCCGACATCGTGATCTGGGCGACCGGTGAGCAGTACCAGAACACCATTACTGCCAGTGACCAGAACACGCTGCGCCAGTACCTCGCGGCGGGGGGCCGCCTGCTCGTCACCGGCCAGGACATCGGCTACGACATCGGCGAAAGCGACTTCTACCGCAGCGTCCTCAAGACCCGGCTGGTCGCCGACAGCAGCGGCACGCCCAAGTTCGTGACCAGCGGGCCGTTTGGCAACACCGCCTACACCCTGAACGCCTCGGGCAGCGCGGGCAATCAGTTCTACCCCGACGTGATTGCCGACCTCGGCGGCAGCACCACCGTTGCGTCGTGGGGCAGCGCCAACGCCAACGCAGGCACCATTACCGCCCAGAGCATCCGGGTGGATCCCAACAAGAGCCGCGCCGCCCAGAAGCAGCAGGACCCGCGCGGCCTGATCGAGCAGATTGCCGGACGCATCGTCGGGACCGCGCTGGGCCAGATTTTCGGCAACAACGGTCAGCAGGCCCAGGCTCCGCGCGGCGGCCGGGTCAGTGCCCAGAGTGCGGGCGAGAACGCCGGAGCCATCGTCGCCAACGATGCGGGCCGCTACCGCACGGTCAACATGGGGTTTGGTCTGGAAGGTCTCACTCCCAACAGCCGCAGCCTGCTTGTGAAGACCACCTTCGACTGGCTGATGCGCTAG
- a CDS encoding CBS domain-containing protein codes for MTTLKDIMTPDLTTVDPRATLKEVATHMKEQGIGNVLIMDGETLTGIITDRDIVVRAVAYGHDFGTPASDYATGDVFTMDGATEVEAAAREMAHRQVRRLPVTENGRVVGMVSLGDLAVRAKTGADEQALQGISQPTN; via the coding sequence ATGACCACCCTCAAGGACATCATGACCCCGGACCTGACCACGGTGGACCCACGGGCCACGCTGAAAGAGGTCGCCACCCACATGAAGGAGCAGGGCATCGGAAATGTGCTGATCATGGACGGCGAGACCCTGACCGGAATCATCACCGACCGCGACATCGTGGTGCGTGCCGTCGCCTACGGCCACGATTTCGGCACCCCTGCTTCCGACTACGCCACGGGAGACGTGTTTACGATGGACGGCGCGACCGAGGTGGAGGCGGCGGCCAGGGAGATGGCCCACCGCCAGGTGCGCCGCCTCCCCGTCACCGAGAACGGCCGGGTGGTCGGCATGGTCAGTCTGGGCGACCTCGCGGTGCGGGCAAAGACGGGCGCGGATGAGCAGGCGTTGCAGGGCATCAGCCAGCCCACGAACTGA
- a CDS encoding DnaJ C-terminal domain-containing protein — translation MAYKDYYDVLGVSRGASDADIKAAYRKAAKQYHPDKNPGDDKAAGRFKEIGEAYAVLSDPEKRKVYDQFGHTGQVPPGYGGMGGVPGGDFQGGDFAGFDPGQFSDFFQGLFGQAARGRAGGGFAGAGGQQVHLEDLLGGLGGAGQQRRFVQNVEGELQVTLEEAFHGSDEVINVDGKRLSLRVPAGTRDGARLRLAGQGPGGGDVLLTIRVLEDARFDLDGDHLTTSVDVPAPVAALGGDVTVQTLTGRGNLSIPPGSSGGRRMRLRGQGWPRKDGTRGDLYVRLNVTVPAALSDEEKELYRQLRELQK, via the coding sequence ATGGCTTACAAGGACTATTACGACGTACTGGGCGTCTCCCGAGGAGCGTCCGACGCAGACATCAAGGCGGCCTACCGCAAGGCGGCCAAGCAGTACCACCCCGACAAGAATCCCGGCGATGACAAGGCCGCGGGCCGCTTCAAGGAAATCGGGGAAGCCTACGCGGTGCTGAGCGATCCCGAGAAACGCAAGGTTTACGACCAGTTCGGCCACACCGGGCAGGTCCCACCGGGATACGGCGGAATGGGCGGTGTTCCGGGGGGCGATTTCCAGGGCGGCGACTTCGCCGGGTTCGATCCTGGACAGTTCAGCGACTTCTTCCAGGGCCTGTTCGGTCAGGCGGCGCGGGGCCGGGCGGGAGGCGGATTTGCCGGAGCCGGCGGACAGCAGGTGCATCTGGAGGACCTGCTCGGCGGCCTGGGCGGCGCGGGGCAGCAGCGGCGCTTCGTGCAGAACGTGGAGGGCGAGTTGCAGGTCACGCTGGAAGAAGCCTTCCACGGCTCCGACGAGGTGATCAACGTGGATGGCAAGAGACTCAGCCTGCGTGTCCCGGCAGGTACCCGTGACGGCGCGCGGCTGCGGCTGGCCGGACAGGGACCGGGCGGCGGCGACGTGCTGCTCACCATCCGCGTGCTGGAAGACGCCCGCTTTGACCTCGACGGCGACCACCTGACCACCAGTGTGGACGTGCCGGCTCCGGTGGCGGCGCTGGGCGGCGACGTGACCGTGCAGACCCTCACCGGGCGCGGCAACCTCAGCATTCCCCCCGGCAGCAGCGGGGGCCGCCGCATGCGGCTGCGTGGCCAGGGCTGGCCGAGAAAGGACGGCACGCGCGGCGATCTGTACGTTCGCCTGAACGTCACGGTTCCTGCGGCCCTCAGCGACGAGGAAAAGGAGTTGTACCGCCAGCTGCGCGAGTTGCAGAAGTAA
- a CDS encoding VF530 family protein, with the protein MNPSDPLHGVTLQMMLERLHDAYGWDGLARRIPVNCFVSNPSIQSSLKFLRRTPWARAKVEALYLEWATT; encoded by the coding sequence ATGAACCCGTCCGATCCCCTGCACGGCGTCACCCTCCAGATGATGCTGGAGCGGCTGCACGACGCCTACGGCTGGGACGGCCTGGCCCGGCGCATTCCGGTCAACTGCTTCGTGTCCAACCCGAGCATTCAGAGCAGCCTGAAGTTTCTGCGCCGCACTCCCTGGGCGCGGGCCAAGGTCGAGGCGCTGTACCTGGAGTGGGCCACCACCTGA
- a CDS encoding nucleotide exchange factor GrpE yields MTDNDSKNGKAADQTPDSETGENAGENLKFTPARDGETTLDQDGEIIDAELTDEEDGEDTDFSGIPGMDEGMFAQVQEMMGKLERVDELEKENADLRHRLGRLAADFEGYRTRMGQDVDAAQGQGVAKATERLMPVYDDLERAVTMGSEDPAKLIPGVQAVQGKVLSIFASLGLEATGKEGEAFDPQWHEALQAVPGDEDDRIVQVYQLGFRMGDRLVRPARVVVSRKG; encoded by the coding sequence ATGACTGACAACGATTCCAAGAATGGCAAGGCCGCCGACCAGACCCCTGACTCCGAGACCGGCGAGAACGCGGGCGAGAACCTGAAGTTCACCCCGGCGCGTGACGGCGAAACCACCCTCGACCAGGACGGCGAGATCATTGACGCCGAGCTGACCGATGAGGAGGACGGCGAGGACACGGACTTCTCGGGCATCCCCGGCATGGACGAGGGCATGTTCGCCCAGGTTCAGGAAATGATGGGCAAGCTCGAACGCGTGGATGAGCTGGAAAAGGAAAACGCCGACCTGCGCCACCGGCTGGGACGGCTGGCCGCCGATTTCGAGGGCTACCGCACCCGCATGGGCCAGGACGTTGACGCCGCGCAGGGACAGGGGGTCGCCAAGGCCACCGAGCGCCTGATGCCAGTGTACGACGACCTCGAACGCGCCGTGACGATGGGATCGGAGGACCCGGCCAAGCTGATTCCGGGCGTGCAGGCCGTGCAGGGCAAGGTGCTGAGCATCTTCGCCTCCCTGGGGCTGGAGGCCACCGGCAAGGAGGGCGAGGCCTTTGATCCCCAGTGGCACGAGGCGCTGCAGGCGGTCCCCGGAGACGAGGACGACCGGATCGTGCAGGTCTATCAGCTGGGCTTCCGCATGGGCGACCGCCTGGTGCGCCCGGCCCGTGTGGTCGTCAGCCGCAAGGGGTGA